Proteins encoded in a region of the Stieleria neptunia genome:
- a CDS encoding N-acyl amino acid synthase FeeM domain-containing protein produces the protein MQTTHVAAGTTTVCPLIPSAPKAPPKRSIPGLRYEVASRREDLHEAFSLIYQSYRHAGLVEENESQVRLTPFHLLPTTEVFVTKLGEKVVSTVSLIGDGELGLPLESIYPKNVELIRNRGLRMGEIGSLADCRDSPVRFIETFAAMGRLLAQVAKSRGYDGLVAAAHPKHARLYQRILPFEQIGKMSTCPYANGNPAVMLALVFEDHRGSELYERFFGSMSSVTDTVPRPWSAETYDYFHKLLHSNRLQSERPLSGQGGPMLSKRRSVQNSRIDN, from the coding sequence ATGCAAACGACTCACGTAGCCGCCGGCACCACAACGGTTTGTCCGTTGATCCCGTCCGCACCGAAAGCGCCGCCCAAGCGATCCATTCCCGGACTCCGATACGAAGTCGCCTCTCGTCGAGAAGACCTGCACGAAGCATTCAGCCTGATCTACCAATCGTATCGACACGCAGGGCTGGTCGAAGAAAACGAGAGCCAAGTTCGACTGACACCGTTTCATCTGTTGCCGACCACCGAAGTCTTTGTGACCAAGCTCGGCGAGAAAGTCGTCTCGACCGTCTCCTTGATCGGCGACGGTGAACTGGGGTTACCGCTGGAATCGATCTATCCGAAAAATGTGGAACTGATCCGAAACCGTGGTTTGCGGATGGGAGAAATCGGTAGCCTGGCCGATTGCCGGGATTCACCGGTGCGATTTATCGAGACGTTCGCCGCGATGGGACGATTGCTCGCCCAGGTGGCGAAGAGCCGTGGCTACGACGGGCTGGTCGCCGCGGCGCACCCCAAGCACGCACGTTTGTACCAGCGGATTTTACCGTTTGAACAAATCGGAAAGATGTCGACGTGCCCCTACGCCAACGGCAATCCGGCGGTGATGCTGGCGTTGGTGTTCGAGGACCATCGCGGCAGCGAACTTTACGAACGCTTCTTTGGTTCGATGAGTAGCGTCACCGACACCGTGCCACGTCCTTGGTCTGCCGAAACGTACGACTACTTTCACAAGCTACTGCATTCCAATCGGCTGCAATCCGAACGCCCGCTCTCCGGCCAGGGCGGTCCCATGCTCAGCAAACGGCGATCGGTTCAAAACAGCCGAATCGACAACTAA
- a CDS encoding RrF2 family transcriptional regulator gives MLSKTAEYALRAVACMGGQPGEPASADRLAEQTKVPRRYLTRVLQDLAAAGLVRSRPGPGGGYELSRSTDELTILDVVNTVAPIERIRRCPLGLKSHHKLCPLHAELDKAYAATEAAFAGVTIKELVESTSEIIPLCESK, from the coding sequence ATGCTTTCCAAAACCGCCGAATACGCGCTTCGCGCCGTCGCTTGCATGGGCGGCCAGCCTGGCGAACCCGCCTCGGCGGACCGTCTGGCCGAGCAGACGAAGGTGCCGCGCCGCTATTTGACCCGCGTGCTTCAAGATCTGGCTGCGGCCGGTCTGGTGCGATCGCGACCGGGACCTGGGGGCGGATACGAGCTCAGTCGCTCGACCGACGAGCTGACGATTTTGGACGTGGTCAATACGGTCGCACCGATCGAGCGGATTCGCCGCTGTCCGTTGGGACTAAAGTCACACCACAAACTCTGTCCGCTGCACGCGGAACTGGACAAAGCCTACGCGGCGACCGAGGCCGCGTTTGCCGGTGTGACGATCAAAGAGCTCGTCGAATCGACCAGCGAGATCATCCCGCTGTGCGAATCAAAATAG
- the lpxK gene encoding tetraacyldisaccharide 4'-kinase: MRLPFRQHLQSSALDYRSIMSGRRRGILAGLMRAGLSVAAVPYAIVVARRNRGFDHGHGVQRCDATVISIGNLTTGGTGKTPIVADLARRFRKQGIRVAIVSRGYGRGDADENDEAAELHQRLPDVPHVQNPDRVEAARIAVEELESQLILMDDGFQHRRLHRDLDIVLIDMTCPFGYGRLLPRGLLREPIASLGRAHVAILTRCDQVAEEDVAAVMETIRSCNRELLVLRSNHRPSGLLQYPGQRTPVDALHGQRVALISGIGNPAAFRRTVEDVGAEVVAEQVLPDHARYDRETIEQLHRWAESLENVRHLICTQKDLVKLQTDRIAKRPLLALTIDAEIEPSEAFDAMLKDIAEAAQAV; this comes from the coding sequence GTGCGACTTCCGTTCCGCCAACACCTGCAGTCATCCGCGTTGGATTATCGATCGATCATGAGCGGCCGGCGTCGCGGCATTCTCGCCGGATTGATGCGCGCCGGGTTATCGGTCGCGGCGGTTCCCTACGCCATCGTCGTGGCGCGACGAAATCGTGGCTTCGATCACGGTCACGGCGTCCAACGCTGCGACGCGACGGTGATCAGTATCGGCAACCTGACGACCGGCGGAACGGGGAAGACGCCCATCGTCGCTGATCTTGCGCGGCGGTTCCGCAAGCAGGGCATCCGCGTGGCGATTGTCTCACGCGGCTACGGCCGAGGCGACGCGGATGAAAACGACGAAGCCGCCGAGCTTCACCAACGGTTGCCGGATGTCCCCCACGTGCAAAACCCGGATCGCGTCGAGGCCGCTCGGATCGCCGTCGAAGAGCTCGAATCGCAATTGATTTTGATGGACGACGGATTCCAACATCGCCGGCTGCACCGAGACCTGGACATTGTCCTGATCGACATGACGTGCCCGTTCGGTTACGGGCGTCTGTTACCGCGCGGGTTGTTGCGTGAGCCGATCGCGAGCCTGGGCCGTGCGCACGTCGCGATCTTGACGCGTTGTGATCAAGTCGCCGAAGAAGACGTCGCCGCGGTGATGGAGACGATCCGTTCGTGCAATCGAGAACTGTTGGTCTTGCGTTCGAATCATCGACCAAGCGGCTTGCTGCAGTACCCCGGTCAACGCACGCCCGTTGACGCGTTGCACGGCCAGCGCGTCGCCTTGATCAGTGGCATCGGCAATCCCGCCGCCTTTCGCCGCACCGTCGAAGACGTGGGCGCCGAAGTCGTCGCCGAACAGGTGTTGCCCGATCACGCCCGATACGATCGCGAGACGATCGAGCAGCTCCATCGCTGGGCCGAAAGTTTGGAAAACGTGCGACACTTGATCTGCACGCAAAAAGACCTGGTCAAGCTACAGACCGATCGGATCGCCAAGCGGCCACTCCTGGCGCTGACGATCGACGCCGAGATCGAACCCTCGGAAGCCTTCGATGCGATGCTCAAAGACATCGCGGAGGCGGCTCAAGCGGTGTAG
- a CDS encoding patatin-like phospholipase family protein has protein sequence MLRRPRSEWADATVMLGGGGARGLAHLGAMRAIGHSGIGIGRMVGVSMGALMAALCAVERDVERAEALARDFLESDRYRTLQQKVVGAAAGASGRDESNARWLRRWTRLFWAQKAIGRAALTESLLPSTLLEAITDELLPDIAIEDLRTPLHLIAVDLRSGQRVVLSRGSLRKAVVASMSIPGVFPSVEIDGRKLSDVGVYDAVPCDLARELMDGFGELIVIDVSPTESAHKSCRTALQSVLRFQELAEARIRQQQLTYADLVVRPQLGSVAWFDFTNPNPLIQAGYDAAAGALAQVE, from the coding sequence ATGTTACGACGCCCGCGAAGTGAGTGGGCCGACGCGACGGTGATGCTCGGCGGCGGCGGCGCTCGCGGTCTGGCACACCTCGGTGCGATGCGCGCCATCGGACACTCCGGCATTGGCATCGGACGGATGGTCGGCGTCAGCATGGGCGCGTTGATGGCGGCACTCTGTGCGGTCGAACGTGATGTCGAACGCGCCGAAGCCCTGGCCCGCGATTTCTTGGAATCGGACCGCTACCGCACGCTACAGCAGAAAGTCGTCGGCGCCGCAGCCGGAGCCTCGGGGCGTGATGAGTCCAACGCGCGGTGGTTGCGCCGCTGGACACGACTGTTTTGGGCGCAGAAAGCGATCGGACGCGCCGCGCTGACCGAATCGTTGTTGCCCAGCACGTTGCTGGAAGCGATCACCGATGAGTTGTTGCCGGACATCGCGATCGAGGATCTGCGGACACCGCTGCACTTGATCGCGGTGGATTTGCGCAGTGGCCAGCGTGTCGTACTCAGTCGCGGCTCGCTCCGCAAAGCCGTGGTCGCTTCGATGTCGATTCCCGGGGTCTTTCCATCGGTGGAGATTGACGGACGGAAACTTAGTGACGTCGGAGTCTATGACGCGGTGCCGTGTGATCTGGCCAGGGAATTGATGGACGGTTTTGGCGAGCTGATCGTGATCGATGTCAGTCCGACCGAATCGGCACACAAGTCGTGCCGAACGGCGCTGCAGTCGGTGCTGCGTTTTCAGGAACTGGCTGAAGCACGGATTCGACAGCAGCAGTTGACTTATGCCGATCTGGTGGTGCGTCCGCAACTGGGGTCGGTGGCTTGGTTCGATTTCACGAATCCCAACCCGTTGATTCAGGCAGGGTATGACGCCGCGGCGGGGGCGCTTGCGCAGGTGGAGTGA
- the ychF gene encoding redox-regulated ATPase YchF, with amino-acid sequence MEAGIVGLPNVGKSTLFNALTSSQAAQSENYPFCTIEPNEGIVNVPDERLGRITKYIVPQKTIPAALKLVDIAGIVKGASDGEGLGNKFLSHIRQVDAIVQVVRCFEDADVIHVSGNVDPLADIDTIETELVLADLQTLENSLAKAQRTARSGDKEAKIRVTAIEKCNAHLESEQPLRTLNLTEPEAKSIHSFGLMTAKPILYVANVDENDLEGKDPLVDKVRQHAETSGANVVCVSAKLEAELAELDEADREEMLADVGLEAPALSTIAQAAYKTLGLQSYFTAGEKEVRAWTIPVGATAPQAAGVIHSDFEKGFIRCEVYTLEDLETHGSEKEIRQAGKLRVEGKDYVMHDGDICHFLHKI; translated from the coding sequence ATGGAAGCTGGGATTGTCGGATTGCCGAACGTTGGCAAGAGCACGCTATTTAACGCATTAACGAGCTCGCAGGCCGCCCAAAGCGAGAATTACCCGTTTTGCACGATCGAGCCCAACGAGGGGATCGTCAACGTTCCCGACGAGCGTTTGGGGCGAATCACGAAGTACATCGTGCCGCAAAAGACCATTCCCGCCGCGCTCAAGTTGGTGGACATCGCGGGGATCGTCAAAGGTGCCAGCGACGGAGAAGGCTTGGGCAATAAATTCCTCAGCCATATCCGCCAAGTCGACGCGATCGTTCAGGTCGTGCGTTGTTTCGAAGACGCCGACGTGATCCACGTGTCGGGAAATGTTGATCCGCTGGCCGACATCGACACGATCGAAACCGAGTTGGTTTTGGCGGACCTTCAAACCCTGGAAAATTCGCTCGCCAAAGCCCAGCGGACCGCTCGCAGCGGTGACAAAGAGGCGAAAATTCGGGTCACCGCGATTGAAAAATGCAACGCGCATCTGGAATCCGAGCAGCCCCTTCGGACGCTGAACTTGACCGAACCGGAAGCCAAATCGATCCACAGCTTTGGATTGATGACGGCCAAGCCGATCTTGTACGTCGCCAACGTTGACGAAAACGACCTGGAAGGAAAAGATCCGCTGGTGGACAAGGTTCGCCAGCACGCCGAGACGTCGGGGGCCAATGTGGTCTGCGTCAGCGCGAAACTGGAAGCCGAATTGGCCGAGCTGGACGAAGCCGATCGCGAAGAAATGTTGGCCGACGTGGGGCTGGAAGCGCCGGCATTGAGCACGATCGCGCAGGCCGCCTACAAGACGTTGGGGTTGCAAAGCTACTTCACGGCGGGTGAAAAAGAGGTCCGAGCCTGGACGATCCCCGTCGGCGCGACCGCTCCCCAGGCCGCCGGCGTGATTCACAGCGACTTCGAAAAGGGGTTCATTCGCTGTGAGGTCTACACTCTCGAAGACCTGGAAACCCATGGCAGCGAGAAAGAAATTCGCCAAGCCGGTAAACTACGTGTGGAGGGGAAAGACTACGTTATGCATGACGGTGACATTTGTCATTTCCTTCACAAAATCTGA
- a CDS encoding DOMON domain-containing protein, whose translation MADSKSKTKDFIDPTFLFRFEVEIRQADLEWTSKGLKLPESCRMPSFGALGGRKVFADVRLGWSEDGIGIQIQVNGKRQVPWCRETRLDESDGFHLWLDTRCSPNIHRATQYCHRFLFMPAGGGPRRERPIASLIEIHRSRGNPKSIAADALSIKAFARHDGYELCGLIPSAALTGFDPSDQTRLAIYYAVIDRELGWQTLGAGPEYPVTEDPSLWADAVLV comes from the coding sequence TTGGCAGATTCCAAATCCAAGACGAAAGACTTCATCGATCCGACGTTTCTGTTTCGGTTTGAAGTCGAGATCCGTCAAGCGGATTTGGAATGGACATCAAAGGGTCTGAAACTTCCCGAGAGTTGCCGGATGCCATCGTTCGGGGCGCTCGGTGGACGCAAGGTGTTTGCCGACGTTCGTCTCGGCTGGTCCGAAGACGGAATCGGGATCCAGATCCAGGTCAATGGCAAGCGGCAAGTGCCTTGGTGCCGCGAGACGCGACTCGATGAAAGCGATGGATTTCACTTGTGGCTGGACACGCGATGCAGCCCCAACATTCACCGCGCGACACAATACTGCCACCGCTTTTTATTCATGCCTGCCGGTGGTGGACCGAGACGCGAGCGACCGATCGCCTCCCTGATCGAAATCCACCGCTCCCGCGGCAACCCCAAGTCGATCGCGGCCGACGCGTTGTCGATCAAGGCGTTCGCGCGCCACGACGGTTATGAACTGTGCGGTCTGATCCCCAGCGCTGCGCTGACCGGATTTGATCCGTCCGATCAAACACGCCTGGCGATCTACTACGCCGTGATCGATCGCGAACTCGGCTGGCAAACGCTCGGCGCCGGCCCGGAATACCCCGTCACCGAAGACCCCAGCCTGTGGGCCGATGCGGTGTTGGTTTAG
- a CDS encoding amidohydrolase, with protein MNASPTESRDRVEAIDHQVAHLWMVRTFLKHADEAEDDEELRSVVRDIYDFILAVGPIDDVRDNAAYLKMAKKKLSKLRKATELYEEIQPEVSGHTNFVMAAKSLRLALDAITKIINPPVA; from the coding sequence ATGAACGCTTCACCGACCGAATCACGCGACCGGGTCGAAGCCATCGACCACCAAGTCGCGCATCTTTGGATGGTGCGAACATTCCTCAAGCACGCCGACGAAGCGGAAGACGATGAAGAACTGCGGAGCGTCGTCAGAGACATTTACGACTTCATCCTGGCGGTCGGGCCGATCGACGACGTCCGGGACAATGCGGCCTATTTGAAAATGGCCAAAAAGAAACTCTCCAAGCTCCGCAAGGCCACCGAGTTGTACGAGGAAATTCAACCCGAAGTCAGCGGACACACGAACTTTGTGATGGCGGCCAAGTCTCTCCGCCTGGCACTCGATGCCATCACCAAGATCATCAATCCACCCGTGGCGTAA
- a CDS encoding lamin tail domain-containing protein yields MLARSFQFSVLVAFLFGAANANAGLVISEVMYNPIQGDSDIPQFAYEWIEIANFGSSSVDLSDYELALQIQDPSDLADSGVELSFGPLTGNLASNSSLVLYAAEYPFDDGLNIDIIANDQLLVSLGLDSSNSLGLEPWQSLSDQLNTGSLSLHLTSTSVPDSFSLNNFNTDTSWPTPEPGHSIFLDNLSGTQGSDWLATTSENLVATNNFGLSGTEAGNFGSPGLVQFPAGPPATVPEPTSLAIFAGLICGTVGLRRRRSRRES; encoded by the coding sequence ATGCTTGCTCGATCGTTTCAATTTTCAGTTTTGGTCGCGTTTCTGTTCGGCGCCGCGAATGCGAATGCAGGGTTGGTGATCTCGGAGGTGATGTACAATCCAATCCAGGGAGATAGTGATATTCCTCAGTTCGCGTATGAGTGGATTGAAATTGCGAACTTTGGCTCCTCCTCTGTAGACCTCAGCGACTACGAATTAGCTCTTCAAATCCAAGATCCTTCGGATTTGGCTGACTCAGGCGTTGAACTGAGTTTTGGGCCGCTTACCGGAAACTTGGCTAGCAATAGCAGTCTAGTTCTCTATGCAGCTGAGTACCCATTCGATGACGGATTGAATATTGATATAATCGCTAACGATCAGCTTCTCGTATCGCTCGGGCTAGATTCCTCTAATTCCCTCGGCTTAGAACCCTGGCAATCGTTGTCTGATCAACTCAACACGGGCAGTCTCTCTCTTCATTTGACGTCAACGAGCGTCCCAGATTCGTTCTCGCTCAACAACTTCAACACTGATACGAGCTGGCCAACTCCTGAACCTGGGCACAGTATTTTCCTGGACAATTTGAGTGGAACGCAAGGATCTGATTGGCTGGCCACGACATCAGAAAACTTAGTAGCAACAAATAATTTCGGCCTTTCTGGCACGGAAGCAGGCAATTTTGGTTCGCCCGGTTTGGTGCAATTCCCAGCTGGACCGCCTGCAACGGTTCCGGAGCCTACTTCACTGGCGATTTTCGCCGGACTGATTTGCGGGACGGTGGGCCTGCGTCGTCGCCGCTCTCGTCGAGAGTCATGA
- a CDS encoding FemAB family XrtA/PEP-CTERM system-associated protein: MTEVETCSWPCAWPEIRQAAHGQLAGHHPAWISSLVDGLGHKAYLLRCVDGQEVHGILPLVFVRGPIFGKFLVSLPYLNTGGVWASNDEVARQLIDAACDLADQLDVKYLELRHEQPAEHPKFNMVRTDKFHLRLPLPETDEALDKSFKSKLRSQVRKSGTYDSTVHFGGQELLAEFYDVFAHNMRDLGTPVFSKKLFSSILKHFDGDAELCVVRNEGKPIAGGLIVHSRGVTEVPSASSLREFNRTGANMLMYRHLLQRAIEKGSHTFDFGRSSEDAGTYKFKAQWGAKPHPATWQYYVRKGDPNQMRPDAGGKKRLVQAWQKLPVWLTKLIGPSIVRGIP, from the coding sequence TTGACGGAAGTTGAAACCTGTTCGTGGCCTTGTGCATGGCCGGAGATTCGCCAGGCGGCGCATGGTCAGCTTGCGGGACACCATCCCGCTTGGATCAGCTCGCTCGTCGATGGCTTGGGTCACAAGGCTTATTTGCTTCGTTGTGTCGACGGACAAGAGGTCCATGGCATCCTTCCCCTGGTCTTTGTCCGTGGACCGATCTTTGGCAAGTTCTTGGTCAGCTTGCCTTATCTGAATACCGGTGGGGTCTGGGCGTCGAATGACGAGGTCGCCCGGCAACTGATCGACGCGGCGTGCGACTTGGCGGATCAGTTGGACGTCAAGTATCTGGAACTGCGCCACGAACAGCCGGCCGAACACCCGAAGTTCAACATGGTGCGGACCGACAAATTTCATCTGCGCTTGCCGCTGCCGGAGACGGACGAGGCGCTGGACAAGTCGTTTAAATCGAAGCTACGCAGCCAGGTCAGGAAGTCGGGGACGTATGACTCCACCGTGCATTTCGGCGGCCAGGAGTTGCTCGCTGAATTTTATGACGTCTTTGCGCACAATATGCGTGACCTCGGCACGCCGGTGTTTTCCAAGAAGCTATTTTCAAGCATCTTGAAGCACTTTGACGGTGATGCCGAACTGTGCGTGGTTCGCAACGAAGGCAAACCGATCGCGGGCGGATTGATCGTCCACAGCCGTGGCGTGACGGAAGTGCCGAGCGCGAGCAGTTTGCGCGAGTTCAATCGCACCGGCGCGAACATGTTGATGTACCGCCATTTGTTGCAGCGGGCGATCGAAAAGGGCAGCCACACGTTTGATTTCGGACGCAGCAGCGAAGACGCCGGGACCTACAAGTTCAAAGCCCAATGGGGTGCGAAGCCTCATCCGGCGACTTGGCAATACTACGTCCGCAAGGGCGATCCCAATCAGATGCGCCCCGACGCGGGCGGAAAGAAGCGTTTGGTCCAAGCCTGGCAGAAGCTGCCGGTTTGGTTGACCAAGCTGATCGGCCCCTCGATCGTCCGCGGGATCCCGTAG